A genomic window from Balaenoptera acutorostrata chromosome 20, mBalAcu1.1, whole genome shotgun sequence includes:
- the SPOP gene encoding speckle-type POZ protein, with protein MSRVPSPPPPAEMSSGPVAESWCYTQIKVVKFSYMWTINNFSFCREEMGEVIKSSTFSSGANDKLKWCLRVNPKGLDEESKDYLSLYLLLVSCPKSEVRAKFKFSILNAKGEETKAMESQRAYRFVQGKDWGFKKFIRRDFLLDEANGLLPDDKLTLFCEVSVVQDSVNISGQNTMNMVKVPECRLADELGGLWENSRFTDCCLCVAGQEFQAHKAILAARSPVFSAMFEHEMEESKKNRVEINDVEPEVFKEMMCFIYTGKAPNLDKMADDLLAAADKYALERLKVMCEDALCSNLSVENAAEILILADLHSADQLKTQAVDFINYHASDVLETSGWKSMVVSHPHLVAEAYRSLASAQCPFLGPPRKRLKQS; from the exons ATGTCAAGGGTTCCAAGTCCTCCACCTCCGGCAGAAATGTCGAGTGGCCCAGTAGCTGAGAGCTGGTGTTACACACAG ATCAAAGTAGTGAAATTCTCCTACATGTGGACCATCAATAACTTTAGCTTTTGCCGGGAGGAAATGGGTGAAGTCATTAAAAGTTCAACCTTTTCATCAGGAGCCAATGATAAGCTGAAATG GTGTTTGCGGGTAAACCCAAAAGGGCTAGATGAAGAGAGCAAAGATTACCTGTCACTTTACCTGTTACTGGTCAGCTGTCCAAAGAGTGAAGTTCGAGCAAAATTCAAATTCTCCATCCTGAATGCCAAGGGAGAAGAAACCAAAGCTATGG aGAGTCAACGGGCATATAGGTTTGTGCAAGGCAAAGACTGGGGATTCAAAAAATTCATCCGTAGAGATTTTCTCTTGGATGAGGCCAATGGGCTTCTCCCTGATGACAAGCTTACCCTCTTCTGTGAG GTGAGTGTGGTGCAAGATTCTGTCAACATTTCTGGCCAGAACACCATGAATATGGTGAAGGTTCCTGAGTGCCGGTTGGCGGATGAGTTAGGAGGACTGTGGGAGAATTCCCGGTTCACAGACTGTTGTTTGTGTGTTGCTGGCCAGGAATTCCAGGCTCACAAAGCTATCTTAGCAG CTCGTTCTCCAGTTTTTAGTGCCATGTTTGAACATGAAATGGAGGAAAGCAAAAAG AATCGGGTTGAAATCAATGATGTGGAGCCTGAAGTTTTTAAGGAAATGATGTGCTTCATTTACACGGGGAAGGCTCCGAACCTCGACAAAATGGCTGATGATTTGCTGGCAGCTGCTGACAAG TATGCCTTGGAGCGTTTAAAGGTCATGTGTGAGGATGCCCTGTGCAGTAACCTCTCCGTGGAGAACGCCGCAGAAATTCTCATCCTGGCTGACCTCCACAGCGCAGATCAGTTGAAAACTCAGGCAGTGGATTTCATCAACTA TCATGCTTCGGATGTCTTGGAGACCTCCGGGTGGAAGTCAATGGTGGTGTCACATCCCCACTTGGTGGCTGAGGCGTACCGCTCTCTGGCTTCAGCACAGTGCCCGTTTCTGGGACCCCCACGCAAGCGCCTGAAGCAGTCCTAA